One part of the Desulfonema ishimotonii genome encodes these proteins:
- a CDS encoding PP2C family protein-serine/threonine phosphatase produces METLPPVMLGAMTLISFLSAWLIHKPLERRLVRSAGATVQPRRQFLLDYALVLMAGMVVTLLNYGLYQIPIDHGVRFFIGYVASGFFISLDMALARERQLIQQALREETVLPPPERLYSMTRRFFGVALGTVLLVVTVISLVISRDLSWLSTIGRDAISISVAMEAVVYELVFIMVVLLIMVINLIWSYAGNLRLLFETETGILENVTRGDLSRLVPVATHDEFGAIAGYTNNMIQGLRHRFQLISALNMAEEVQQNLLPQNPPEIPGLELAGTSLYCDRVGGDYYDYVELTGHRLGVVVTDASGHGVGSALHMTTARAFLRFGIRDYTGPARLISEVNRMLTRDSYETGRFTTLFFLEIHPAEKSLRWVRAGHDPALLYDPAADTFETLSGEGMALGVMADFEFREYERRGWPPDAVVFIGTDGIHETRNAAGEMFGNERLRAVIREHGAEPAEAVRDAIIVATEAFRGDTPQEDDLTLVVVRLG; encoded by the coding sequence CTGGAAACACTGCCCCCCGTGATGTTGGGGGCAATGACCCTGATCTCTTTTCTGAGCGCCTGGCTCATTCACAAGCCCCTGGAGCGCCGACTGGTCCGGTCCGCCGGTGCCACTGTGCAGCCCCGGCGTCAGTTTCTTCTGGATTACGCACTGGTGCTGATGGCCGGTATGGTGGTCACGCTTTTGAACTACGGGCTGTATCAGATCCCCATTGACCACGGCGTCAGATTTTTTATCGGCTATGTGGCCTCCGGCTTTTTCATCTCCCTGGACATGGCCCTGGCACGGGAACGGCAGCTGATTCAGCAGGCCCTTCGGGAGGAAACCGTATTGCCGCCGCCCGAACGCCTCTACTCCATGACCCGCCGTTTTTTCGGGGTCGCCCTGGGTACGGTACTGCTGGTGGTCACCGTCATCAGCCTGGTGATCTCCAGGGATCTGAGCTGGCTGAGTACCATCGGCAGGGATGCCATCTCCATCTCAGTGGCGATGGAGGCGGTGGTGTATGAGCTGGTATTTATCATGGTTGTGTTGCTGATCATGGTGATCAACCTGATCTGGTCCTATGCGGGCAACCTGAGGCTGCTCTTTGAAACCGAAACCGGGATACTGGAAAACGTGACCCGCGGCGACCTCTCCCGGCTGGTGCCGGTGGCAACCCATGACGAGTTCGGGGCCATTGCCGGATACACCAACAACATGATTCAGGGGCTGCGTCACCGGTTTCAGCTCATCTCAGCCCTGAACATGGCCGAGGAGGTGCAGCAGAACCTGCTCCCCCAGAACCCGCCGGAAATTCCCGGCCTGGAGCTTGCGGGCACCAGCCTTTACTGCGACAGGGTGGGGGGCGATTATTATGATTACGTGGAACTGACCGGCCATCGGCTGGGGGTGGTGGTGACCGACGCATCCGGCCACGGTGTGGGCTCGGCCCTTCACATGACGACCGCACGGGCCTTTCTGCGCTTCGGCATCCGCGATTACACCGGCCCGGCCCGGCTGATCAGCGAGGTCAACCGGATGCTCACCCGTGACAGCTATGAAACCGGGCGCTTTACCACCCTTTTTTTTCTGGAGATTCATCCGGCGGAGAAATCGCTGCGCTGGGTCCGGGCCGGGCATGATCCCGCGCTGCTGTATGATCCGGCGGCGGATACGTTTGAGACGCTGTCCGGGGAGGGCATGGCCCTGGGCGTGATGGCGGATTTTGAGTTCCGGGAATATGAGCGCAGGGGCTGGCCACCGGACGCGGTGGTCTTCATCGGCACGGACGGGATTCACGAGACCCGGAATGCGGCAGGGGAGATGTTCGGCAATGAACGGCTCCGGGCGGTGATCCGGGAACACGGGGCGGAACCCGCCGAAGCGGTCCGGGATGCGATTATCGTGGCGACCGAGGCATTCCGTGGCGATACCCCCCAGGAGGATGACCTGACCCTGGTGGTGGTGCGGCTGGGGTGA
- a CDS encoding DUF2065 domain-containing protein — translation MNDNMEFFLCVVGMVLVIEGFPYAAFPRSVKAWLKTILGIRAGALRGFGLLMMLVGVFLVYMAKGRG, via the coding sequence ATGAACGATAATATGGAATTTTTCCTCTGCGTCGTCGGGATGGTGCTGGTGATCGAGGGATTTCCCTACGCCGCATTTCCCAGATCGGTGAAAGCCTGGCTGAAAACCATACTCGGCATAAGGGCCGGCGCGCTCCGGGGTTTTGGCCTGCTGATGATGCTGGTCGGCGTATTTCTGGTATATATGGCAAAGGGCAGGGGGTAA
- the queA gene encoding tRNA preQ1(34) S-adenosylmethionine ribosyltransferase-isomerase QueA produces the protein MYLLKDYFYELPEDRIAQKPVGGRDGSRLLQMSRETGALSHRTFADLPECLSGPDVLVINNTKVIPGRLTGKKETGGRAELLILNYGSGSRTVPETGDLICECLVKASKRPRTGTRFFFDHGLTAEILESGGMIHTVRFSCPGNFEEIMYRIGEMPLPPYIKRNGNGGAPCDDEATYQTVYAAQKGAIAAPTAGLHFTDALLARIRARGVQIVTVTLHVGYGTFVPVRVPDIREHQMHSEWYSVPPETAAAINAAKENGGRVVAVGTTSVRTLEYVAAKYGEMRADTGNCDLFIYPGYAFRVVDAMITNFHLPESTLLMLVSAFAGREEMLNAYKTAVEEKYRFYSYGDAMLIA, from the coding sequence GTGTATTTATTAAAGGACTATTTTTATGAACTCCCCGAAGACCGGATCGCCCAGAAGCCGGTCGGGGGGCGGGACGGCTCCCGGCTTCTGCAAATGAGCCGCGAGACCGGGGCGCTGTCGCACCGGACCTTTGCCGACCTGCCGGAATGTCTCTCCGGCCCGGACGTGCTGGTGATCAACAACACAAAGGTGATTCCGGGGCGGCTGACCGGCAAAAAGGAGACCGGCGGGCGGGCCGAGCTGCTGATTCTCAACTACGGCAGCGGCAGCCGGACAGTGCCGGAGACCGGGGATCTGATCTGCGAATGTCTCGTCAAGGCCTCCAAACGGCCCCGGACCGGCACTCGCTTTTTCTTTGATCACGGGCTGACGGCGGAAATTCTCGAATCCGGCGGCATGATCCACACGGTCCGGTTTTCATGTCCCGGCAATTTTGAGGAGATCATGTACCGGATCGGGGAAATGCCCCTGCCGCCCTATATCAAACGCAACGGAAACGGGGGCGCGCCCTGTGACGACGAAGCGACCTATCAGACGGTCTATGCCGCGCAGAAGGGGGCCATTGCCGCGCCCACCGCGGGTCTCCACTTTACGGACGCGCTGCTGGCGCGCATCCGGGCCAGGGGCGTGCAGATTGTTACGGTGACGCTGCATGTGGGATACGGCACCTTTGTGCCGGTGCGGGTCCCGGACATCCGGGAGCATCAGATGCACTCGGAGTGGTATTCGGTTCCCCCGGAGACGGCGGCCGCCATCAACGCGGCAAAGGAGAACGGCGGACGGGTGGTGGCCGTGGGCACGACCTCGGTGCGGACCCTGGAGTATGTGGCCGCGAAATACGGGGAGATGAGGGCGGACACGGGCAACTGCGACCTGTTCATCTATCCCGGATATGCGTTCCGGGTGGTGGATGCCATGATCACCAACTTCCACCTGCCGGAATCGACCCTGCTCATGCTGGTGTCGGCCTTTGCCGGGCGGGAGGAGATGCTGAACGCCTACAAAACCGCCGTTGAGGAGAAATACCGGTTTTACAGTTACGGCGACGCCATGCTGATTGCGTAA
- the tgt gene encoding tRNA guanosine(34) transglycosylase Tgt, with protein sequence MSHPFNVTAQSQTTRARAGELKLVHGTIKTPVFMPVGTLASVKSLSPEELKEAGAQIILGNTYHLYLRPGCEVIDLFSGLHRFMNWDRPILTDSGGFQVFSLAKLTKITEEGAAFQSHIDGSKHLLTPEKSVEVQISLNSDIMMCLDQCIEYPAEKEAVRAALEITTRWAKRCKSTWTEKTGGKNALFGIVQGGMFEDLRRQSAEELGEMDFPGYALGGLSVGEPNQMMYDVAEYALPLLPDNKPKYIMGVGTPEDLVELVARGADMFDCVMPSRNARNGQLFTRNGAINISNARFRTDTGPADPECDCYTCRNYSRAYLRHLYMNRELLAYRLNTLHNIHFYIRLMERMRAAITDGEFDAFRRNFHAHWQAR encoded by the coding sequence GTGTCACACCCATTCAACGTCACAGCACAATCCCAAACCACGCGGGCGCGGGCCGGTGAACTGAAACTGGTTCACGGGACGATAAAGACGCCCGTTTTCATGCCCGTGGGCACCCTCGCCTCGGTCAAATCCCTCTCCCCGGAAGAGCTGAAGGAGGCCGGGGCGCAGATTATTCTCGGCAACACCTATCACCTCTATCTCCGGCCCGGATGCGAGGTCATCGACCTCTTTTCGGGCCTGCACCGGTTCATGAACTGGGACCGGCCCATCCTGACCGACAGCGGCGGGTTTCAGGTCTTTTCACTGGCCAAGCTGACCAAAATCACCGAGGAGGGGGCCGCATTCCAGTCCCACATCGACGGCTCAAAACACCTGCTCACCCCGGAAAAGTCGGTGGAGGTCCAGATCAGCCTCAACTCGGACATTATGATGTGTCTGGACCAGTGCATTGAGTACCCGGCGGAAAAGGAGGCGGTGCGGGCCGCCCTGGAGATCACCACCCGGTGGGCGAAGCGGTGCAAATCGACGTGGACGGAGAAGACCGGGGGCAAAAACGCCCTGTTCGGCATTGTGCAGGGGGGCATGTTTGAAGATTTGCGCAGGCAGTCCGCCGAGGAACTGGGGGAGATGGATTTCCCCGGCTACGCCCTGGGCGGCCTGAGCGTGGGCGAACCGAACCAGATGATGTACGACGTGGCCGAATATGCCCTGCCCCTGCTGCCGGACAACAAGCCCAAATACATCATGGGCGTGGGCACGCCGGAAGATCTGGTGGAGCTGGTGGCCCGGGGCGCGGACATGTTCGACTGCGTCATGCCCAGCCGGAACGCCCGGAACGGGCAGCTCTTCACCCGCAACGGGGCCATCAACATCTCCAACGCCCGGTTCAGAACCGACACGGGTCCGGCCGACCCGGAATGCGACTGCTACACCTGCCGGAACTATTCGCGGGCCTATCTGCGCCACCTGTACATGAACCGCGAGCTGCTCGCCTACCGCCTCAACACCCTCCACAACATCCATTTTTACATCCGGCTGATGGAGCGGATGCGGGCGGCCATCACCGACGGGGAGTTTGATGCGTTCCGCCGGAATTTTCACGCCCACTGGCAGGCCCGTTAA
- a CDS encoding NAD-binding protein gives MKAIICGAGQYTLNLLGRLGERWHITLIDPSEQRLSDLLPKYQSIVRVLAGDASSPVLLEDAGLEAADYVLALTDNDKVNLAVAGFAREKGVPHILSLVHDFEMEEKFRELGVHTLLPGNMVGSTLYHYLQDPRIRVFSVAHGLGEMVEMEVTRDNWIAGTAIGVLDDPEWRLTGLFRNGELMHPIPDLTLQEGDRLILLGQRNFFRSVCSILACAHMPFPMKWGRGVLIVINGEDAEGVKQMLDESMYLLQNIRAGHVVILHHEESPDPAEHLASWTGRYDIRVHATEKSPVREIRRICQQENIGLVITRPFEKSFLRSLTRPETISLAHSLNCPILIIRHSHPYERILVPFNATPMSEVALETAIDLSEQLNATVDVAVVREPEFIHGNSPDTPPEDLFRRVREISHIHKVKIGEILREGNPVRELTDLAGEYHLMIVGSTSREKELLTPHVGELLTERTACSVLVIASE, from the coding sequence ATGAAAGCCATCATCTGCGGAGCAGGCCAGTATACCCTCAACCTGCTGGGACGGCTGGGGGAACGCTGGCACATCACCCTGATCGACCCGTCGGAACAGCGTCTGAGCGACCTGCTCCCCAAATACCAGAGCATCGTCAGAGTCCTTGCAGGCGACGCCTCCAGTCCGGTTCTCCTGGAGGACGCGGGTCTGGAGGCGGCCGACTACGTCCTGGCGCTGACCGACAATGACAAGGTCAACCTGGCCGTTGCCGGGTTCGCACGGGAGAAGGGGGTGCCCCACATCCTCTCCCTTGTCCATGATTTTGAAATGGAAGAGAAATTCCGCGAACTGGGTGTGCATACCCTTCTGCCCGGCAACATGGTCGGCAGCACCCTCTACCACTACCTTCAGGACCCGCGCATCCGCGTCTTTTCCGTTGCCCACGGCCTGGGGGAGATGGTGGAGATGGAAGTGACCCGTGACAACTGGATCGCAGGGACCGCCATCGGCGTTCTGGATGACCCGGAATGGCGTCTGACCGGGCTGTTCCGCAACGGAGAACTGATGCACCCGATCCCGGATCTGACCTTGCAGGAAGGGGACCGTCTCATTCTTCTGGGGCAGCGGAATTTCTTCCGATCGGTCTGCTCCATTCTGGCCTGTGCCCACATGCCCTTTCCCATGAAATGGGGCCGGGGCGTTCTCATTGTCATTAACGGAGAGGACGCGGAGGGGGTAAAACAGATGCTGGACGAGTCCATGTACCTGCTGCAAAACATCCGGGCCGGCCATGTGGTCATCCTCCACCATGAAGAATCGCCCGACCCTGCCGAACATCTGGCGAGCTGGACCGGACGCTACGACATCCGGGTCCATGCCACGGAAAAAAGCCCCGTCCGCGAGATCCGGCGGATCTGCCAGCAGGAGAATATCGGGCTGGTCATCACCCGGCCTTTTGAAAAATCCTTTCTCCGCTCCCTGACCCGGCCCGAAACCATCTCCCTGGCCCACTCCCTCAACTGCCCCATCCTGATCATCCGGCACTCCCATCCCTACGAGCGCATCCTGGTTCCCTTCAACGCCACGCCCATGTCGGAGGTGGCCCTGGAGACGGCCATAGACCTGTCGGAGCAGCTGAACGCCACCGTGGATGTGGCCGTGGTCCGGGAGCCGGAATTTATCCACGGCAACAGCCCGGATACCCCGCCCGAAGACCTGTTCCGGCGGGTCCGCGAAATCAGCCACATTCATAAGGTAAAAATCGGGGAGATCCTCCGGGAGGGCAATCCGGTCCGGGAGCTGACGGACCTGGCCGGGGAATATCACCTGATGATCGTGGGCAGCACCTCCAGGGAAAAAGAGCTGCTCACGCCCCATGTGGGGGAGCTGCTCACCGAGCGGACAGCCTGTTCCGTTCTGGTCATCGCGTCGGAGTAG
- a CDS encoding cation:proton antiporter has translation MNIPQQYALPLVALAVLLLPGVSRILRIPAVVSEILFGVLLGRSVLRLEFGGDWLPFLAEFGFLLLMFQAGMEIDFSTLRQQSRGQIFFQILFFLATLGLSFLAAFMMGSGMFMALVLSTTSLGLVMPTLREAGLNKTELGQNILIAATLADFLTLFGITFFILFVRYGISWHFILPVPLFFGFGLMLKLGRLWAWWHPAQAEQVLGIREDSQEIGVRLCIALLFLFVGVSELVHLEPVLGAFLGGSLLSYTFREKANLETKLSALGFGFLIPVFFIHVGMQFDLSNVLSLSQIIFTAKLLVCALGVKLIPSLLLLFRGRKVREVFQTGFLLSSRLSLIIAAASIGVQNGLLTEDTKDAIVFLALITCFIGPTLFRAISGTPVSSGK, from the coding sequence ATGAACATCCCCCAGCAATACGCCCTGCCCCTGGTGGCCCTGGCCGTACTCCTGCTTCCCGGCGTCAGCCGGATTCTGCGAATTCCGGCGGTGGTCTCCGAGATCCTCTTCGGCGTCCTTCTGGGCCGGAGCGTTCTCCGCCTGGAATTCGGCGGCGACTGGCTCCCCTTTCTGGCCGAATTCGGATTCCTCCTGCTGATGTTTCAGGCCGGCATGGAGATCGACTTCTCCACCCTCAGACAGCAGAGCCGGGGACAGATTTTCTTTCAGATCCTCTTTTTTCTGGCCACGCTGGGACTGTCGTTTCTGGCGGCCTTTATGATGGGCAGCGGCATGTTCATGGCCCTGGTTCTCTCCACCACCTCCCTGGGGCTGGTCATGCCGACCCTCAGAGAGGCCGGGCTGAACAAGACCGAGCTGGGGCAGAACATCCTCATTGCGGCCACCCTGGCCGACTTCCTGACCCTCTTCGGCATCACCTTTTTCATCCTTTTTGTGCGCTACGGCATCAGCTGGCATTTTATTCTGCCCGTGCCCCTTTTTTTCGGGTTCGGGCTGATGCTGAAACTCGGACGCCTCTGGGCGTGGTGGCACCCGGCCCAGGCCGAGCAGGTTCTCGGCATCCGGGAGGACAGCCAGGAGATCGGGGTCCGGCTCTGCATCGCCCTGCTCTTTCTCTTTGTGGGGGTGTCGGAACTGGTTCATCTGGAACCGGTTCTGGGGGCCTTTCTGGGGGGAAGTCTGCTCTCCTACACGTTCCGGGAAAAGGCGAATCTGGAAACCAAGCTCTCAGCGCTGGGGTTCGGCTTCCTGATCCCGGTCTTTTTCATTCATGTGGGAATGCAGTTCGACCTCTCCAACGTCCTCAGCCTCAGCCAGATCATCTTTACGGCCAAGCTCCTTGTGTGTGCTCTGGGGGTCAAGCTGATCCCGTCCCTTTTGCTGCTCTTCCGGGGGCGGAAAGTCAGAGAGGTCTTTCAGACCGGCTTTCTGCTCTCCTCCCGGCTCAGTCTCATCATTGCGGCCGCATCCATCGGCGTACAGAACGGCCTGCTGACCGAAGACACCAAGGACGCCATTGTCTTTCTGGCCCTCATCACCTGCTTTATCGGCCCCACCCTGTTCAGGGCCATCAGCGGTACGCCGGTCAGCTCCGGGAAATGA
- a CDS encoding RHS repeat domain-containing protein — protein sequence MEKADKKITFLYDYMGRRVRKQVYSGTPGSWNAVPDETRVFVYDGWNLIRETVSGTASGETYYVWGLDLSQSVQDAGGIGGLLCAVSGGEVRRYTYDANGNVGQLVNEEGGIVARYEYDPFGNGIVAEGAGAQNNPFRFSTKYFDAETGLYYYGFRYYHAGLGRWISRDPIGEQGGINLYIFIDNDGINIWDYLGERKSGTFTPTGTGHHIIPVNLWEMFGFPDEAKAVFDKATIEVPSYEHKGRRYSHNFTGHGSKTGYTGHVRDEIVKYLDSKGISGKKLKIDEYVKLSEDIVKHVQNSTNEFIAGFLENVYDPRELRKWHKTIGKKLTRPGNLTAVKFGGIKKIKIPRIAKCGKKVPIVKYAFLIGVLYLWDADYNNARADGCSPLEAGSIATARAADPGIEMAWDFGWGVGTFVNEKVISDNE from the coding sequence GTGGAAAAGGCGGACAAAAAGATCACGTTCCTGTATGATTACATGGGCCGCCGGGTGCGGAAGCAGGTTTACAGCGGAACGCCGGGCAGTTGGAACGCAGTGCCGGATGAAACCCGCGTGTTTGTCTATGACGGGTGGAACCTGATCCGGGAGACGGTCAGCGGGACTGCGAGCGGTGAGACGTATTATGTGTGGGGCCTCGATCTCTCACAGTCCGTGCAGGATGCGGGCGGCATCGGCGGGCTGCTGTGCGCCGTGTCCGGGGGAGAGGTGCGCCGGTACACATACGACGCCAACGGCAATGTGGGCCAGCTTGTGAACGAAGAGGGCGGGATTGTCGCGCGTTATGAATACGATCCCTTCGGCAACGGGATCGTGGCGGAGGGAGCCGGGGCACAGAACAACCCGTTCCGGTTCTCAACCAAATACTTTGATGCGGAAACAGGGCTGTATTATTACGGGTTCAGATATTATCACGCCGGGTTGGGAAGGTGGATCAGTCGGGACCCGATAGGTGAACAGGGCGGAATTAACCTTTATATTTTTATAGATAATGATGGGATTAATATTTGGGACTATTTAGGAGAAAGGAAAAGCGGAACTTTCACACCAACGGGAACTGGACATCATATTATTCCTGTCAATCTGTGGGAAATGTTCGGATTTCCAGATGAGGCAAAAGCAGTATTTGATAAAGCTACGATTGAAGTACCCTCCTATGAGCATAAAGGCAGACGCTATAGTCATAATTTTACTGGGCATGGATCAAAAACTGGATATACCGGACATGTAAGAGATGAAATCGTTAAATACCTTGATAGTAAAGGGATATCAGGTAAAAAATTGAAAATTGATGAGTATGTAAAACTTTCTGAGGATATAGTAAAGCATGTACAAAATTCTACAAACGAATTTATTGCTGGCTTTTTAGAAAATGTATATGACCCAAGAGAATTAAGGAAATGGCATAAAACGATAGGAAAAAAATTGACCCGTCCTGGAAATTTAACAGCAGTTAAATTTGGGGGCATAAAAAAAATTAAAATTCCTCGGATAGCTAAATGTGGAAAAAAAGTTCCAATTGTGAAATATGCCTTTCTAATAGGAGTTTTATACCTATGGGATGCTGATTACAATAATGCTAGAGCTGATGGATGTAGTCCTCTTGAAGCAGGTTCGATAGCAACAGCCAGAGCGGCAGATCCTGGTATAGAGATGGCTTGGGATTTTGGGTGGGGAGTAGGAACTTTTGTGAATGAAAAAGTAATTAGTGATAATGAATAA
- a CDS encoding ORF6N domain-containing protein, translating to MNHQAIEISGTEIPVIEYKDERVITFKNIDRVHQRPEGTARKRFNDNKSRFIEDEDFFNVPYEEWTQLMTVRFSDGHKGGRKGKIKFITESGYLMLVKSFTDDLAWDVQRWLVKGYFRAKAYEQIRSEFSESSSGLSGELFDRSVDRFEKALKAVTLMGISGRQEALLTANRITRETTGVDLADIIRPELKKSAPLRTESLPRIPSVTESELIRFAELWYAEYGSRSVLTRQLCELTEGTDIQIPPGRCETRFQKIKFGKMLSKLDGYQVGHYRITGAGKKRNLRLWRLKLADEK from the coding sequence ATGAATCATCAGGCCATCGAAATTTCCGGCACAGAGATTCCCGTCATCGAATACAAGGACGAACGGGTGATTACCTTCAAAAATATTGACCGGGTGCATCAGCGGCCCGAAGGGACAGCAAGAAAAAGATTCAACGATAATAAAAGCCGATTTATCGAAGATGAGGATTTCTTCAATGTGCCTTATGAGGAGTGGACTCAGCTTATGACCGTCCGTTTTTCGGACGGTCATAAAGGCGGACGAAAAGGAAAAATTAAATTCATCACTGAATCCGGCTATTTAATGTTGGTGAAATCATTCACAGATGATCTGGCATGGGACGTTCAGCGTTGGTTGGTAAAGGGATATTTCCGTGCAAAAGCATACGAACAAATCCGGTCCGAATTTTCGGAATCGTCATCCGGCCTGAGCGGAGAGCTGTTTGACCGCAGTGTGGACCGGTTTGAAAAGGCACTGAAAGCGGTGACGCTCATGGGAATCAGCGGCAGACAGGAAGCCCTGCTCACAGCCAACCGCATCACCAGGGAGACCACCGGCGTTGATCTGGCTGACATCATCCGGCCGGAGCTGAAGAAAAGCGCCCCTCTCAGAACCGAAAGCCTCCCGCGCATCCCGTCCGTCACCGAATCCGAGCTGATCAGGTTTGCCGAACTGTGGTATGCCGAATACGGCAGCCGCTCGGTGCTGACACGCCAGCTGTGCGAACTGACCGAAGGTACGGATATTCAGATTCCCCCGGGCCGCTGTGAAACGCGCTTTCAAAAGATAAAATTCGGCAAAATGCTTTCAAAATTGGACGGATATCAGGTCGGCCATTACCGCATCACCGGAGCGGGCAAAAAAAGGAATCTGAGGCTCTGGCGGCTTAAGCTGGCGGATGAGAAATAG
- a CDS encoding RHS repeat domain-containing protein, whose translation MAAPAAVVDAEGRLYEYDPIGNRINSAGGTDPQVTYARNAVNQYTALTGGVNASPSYDDDGNMTGYDGAAYTWNAENRLIAAETADKKITFLYDYMGRRVRKQVYSGTPGSWNASPDETRVFVYDGWNLIKETVTGDSTDDTYYVWGPDLSQSMQGAGGIGGLVCRVSGTAVRHYTYDANGNVGQLVDEAGAIVAHYEYDPFGNEIRAEGDDAQNNPFRSSTKYLDAETGLYYYGFRYYHTELGRWISRDPMGEQGGYNLYGFVSNNPVFLYDAWGLWPKPPSQWDWITFAGGIAQMVGGGVAFGVPGGFALGGPLITQGFFNILHATGITENNKIKVTMEKISLLTLGQKESGTIFFYYSEIATGIISFGSGAKDCLSVIFKAARRKETVLKTIDLAPDFARMRIPSDPATKSVRLMDGIPSFTMETVTEIYKSKEFVSGSAQVFTGLQAGHDIFQIGWAGYSFNEEAGVGTGLYENINEMIQVNKMPKIDVGPTIPPQSVSSNQTGQNDFDPPLVTETMVMNGRIVVGE comes from the coding sequence GTGGCAGCGCCCGCCGCGGTGGTGGATGCCGAGGGCAGGCTGTACGAATATGATCCCATCGGCAACCGGATTAATTCCGCCGGGGGGACCGACCCGCAGGTGACATACGCCCGGAATGCGGTGAATCAGTACACCGCCCTGACCGGCGGCGTGAACGCTTCCCCGTCCTATGACGATGACGGCAACATGACCGGCTATGACGGTGCGGCGTATACGTGGAATGCCGAAAACCGGCTGATCGCCGCGGAAACGGCGGATAAAAAGATCACGTTCCTGTACGATTACATGGGCCGCCGGGTGCGGAAGCAGGTTTACAGCGGAACGCCGGGCAGTTGGAACGCATCGCCGGACGAGACCCGCGTGTTTGTATATGACGGCTGGAACCTGATAAAAGAGACTGTTACAGGAGACTCAACCGACGACACATATTATGTGTGGGGCCCTGATCTTTCTCAATCCATGCAGGGCGCAGGCGGCATCGGCGGTCTGGTATGCCGCGTGTCCGGAACAGCAGTGCGCCATTATACATACGACGCCAACGGCAACGTGGGCCAGCTTGTGGATGAAGCCGGGGCCATTGTTGCGCATTATGAATACGACCCGTTCGGCAACGAAATCCGGGCAGAAGGCGATGATGCACAGAACAACCCGTTCCGGTCCTCCACCAAATATCTGGATGCGGAAACCGGCCTGTATTATTACGGGTTCAGGTATTATCACACTGAGCTGGGAAGGTGGATAAGCAGGGATCCGATGGGTGAACAGGGCGGCTACAACCTATATGGATTTGTCTCAAACAACCCTGTTTTTTTATATGACGCATGGGGACTTTGGCCAAAGCCTCCTTCGCAATGGGACTGGATTACATTTGCGGGTGGTATTGCTCAAATGGTAGGAGGCGGAGTAGCTTTCGGAGTTCCGGGAGGATTTGCATTAGGAGGACCTCTGATAACTCAAGGTTTTTTTAATATTCTTCATGCGACAGGAATAACAGAAAATAATAAAATCAAAGTAACAATGGAAAAAATTTCTTTACTTACTCTGGGACAAAAAGAAAGCGGTACAATATTTTTCTATTATTCTGAAATTGCTACAGGTATTATCTCCTTCGGTTCTGGCGCCAAAGATTGTTTAAGTGTAATATTTAAAGCGGCGAGAAGAAAGGAAACTGTTTTAAAGACTATCGACTTAGCACCTGATTTTGCTAGAATGCGTATACCCAGCGATCCGGCAACAAAATCGGTAAGACTTATGGACGGAATACCCTCTTTTACGATGGAAACAGTTACCGAAATATATAAAAGTAAAGAATTTGTGAGCGGCTCTGCACAAGTATTTACTGGGTTACAAGCGGGACATGACATTTTTCAGATAGGTTGGGCGGGTTATAGTTTTAATGAGGAGGCAGGAGTAGGGACTGGTTTGTATGAGAATATAAACGAAATGATTCAGGTCAATAAAATGCCAAAGATAGATGTCGGCCCGACCATTCCTCCTCAATCAGTATCTTCGAATCAAACCGGACAAAATGATTTTGATCCGCCGCTTGTTACTGAGACAATGGTTATGAATGGACGAATTGTGGTAGGAGAGTAA